One genomic region from Pyrobaculum islandicum DSM 4184 encodes:
- a CDS encoding methylenetetrahydrofolate reductase, with amino-acid sequence MEIIAEITPLRDRDKVLRKLESIKPYVEKVDIPESPGGKPTAHSLAVGALAKQLGLEPIVHIRLLDVNKTGFKSLLGGAYILGVRYVVVLQGDPPAEGEPVGEVTTEEAVAEAKKMGFVTGALLSFRRDYIERIRRLGADFYLALHLTDVKQLEGLPPIIYPYIMIKTGNNIALLERLRQTAVELPQALGLIEKLRGVVPGIVLSVPGDFETLLQILRKIKTCRS; translated from the coding sequence ATGGAGATAATTGCGGAGATTACGCCACTTAGAGATAGAGACAAAGTACTCAGAAAGTTGGAGTCCATAAAGCCCTATGTGGAGAAGGTAGATATCCCAGAGTCGCCGGGTGGTAAACCGACAGCGCACTCCCTGGCGGTGGGCGCTTTAGCAAAGCAGTTGGGGCTGGAGCCCATAGTCCACATAAGGCTTCTCGACGTAAACAAGACAGGGTTTAAATCCCTCCTAGGCGGCGCCTACATACTCGGCGTAAGATATGTTGTGGTTTTACAGGGCGATCCGCCGGCAGAGGGCGAGCCCGTTGGTGAAGTCACTACGGAGGAGGCGGTGGCAGAGGCAAAGAAGATGGGCTTTGTGACAGGCGCTCTTCTTAGTTTCAGAAGAGACTACATAGAGCGAATAAGACGGTTGGGAGCCGACTTTTATCTAGCGCTACATCTAACTGACGTTAAACAGTTAGAGGGTTTGCCACCAATAATATATCCCTATATTATGATTAAAACAGGGAACAACATCGCGTTGCTCGAGAGACTAAGACAGACAGCTGTTGAACTGCCGCAAGCGCTAGGGTTAATAGAGAAGCTCAGAGGAGTAGTTCCAGGCATTGTCTTGTCTGTACCTGGAGATTTTGAGACGCTACTTCAGATTCTAAGAAAAATCAAAACATGCCGCAGTTAA
- a CDS encoding V-type ATPase 116kDa subunit family protein, whose translation MPLERVVEFRIAGDIDIIPELIYFIGKAGVAMFEERPEKLPKPHDPILFQKAKKIDEFLNQLMLYIQPQQVKLPLENLEQQVNAVLEKLESIYKDVLYRVRLADELRTKLAISREIFSLKTVSIPKTESIDIFIVLPGKAIRETIELAKSFNASVIQQGNILIVAIERRSASQLKTALEKLGVKIFTPQEVAEVDPPDVIEDKLKKVEEELRAIVLRHKDLIDYAYTLRGAIATVIDTFNKSAIDEGLEVGRLFESYEREINRLEYQLASLSKIRKVLSALSEKESLKIPEGYKLVIDPETPIEAPHVIQEIDGIKIALVRGGAKGLEIPREYLTDIKTGRELVENAIRSTEVSLQKLKKELETLEKLYGEYSLYGDKNWEGHRNTASVIFYTLEKDVKKIDDILTEFIRRNLVKLDVVKKIRYKYFDKVPVERRPTLEKYPTPIRQFTKIVYMYGVPKADELSPVPLVALIFPVFFGWMYGDLGHGFLLFLLGVLLMTKLYGGRHRDWGVIWTLTGLVSMFFGAFVYQEAFGFGLKELGIKMPTLPLLHIFGVHTLVESEGVIIALRAAFLLGFLLLLLAFISKIINTVLKGEPDVAIAVVLPQALLFFSLGMVFFSLIKDAFHMEFLTPLMQLPWIYVFLLAFIWSATGALVLKARYKHHEEAPPITEEFIMGFVEGSLAALANIPSFSRLVILILIHGVLTKLANGVAIALGPAGLLFAVFAHALIAAAEGLFSTVQSLRLTFYEIFSKFYEGRGRLFTPLALP comes from the coding sequence ATGCCTCTTGAGCGCGTTGTAGAATTCAGAATAGCAGGAGACATTGATATAATTCCTGAACTGATATATTTCATAGGCAAGGCAGGAGTAGCTATGTTTGAGGAAAGACCTGAGAAACTTCCAAAACCACACGATCCTATTCTTTTTCAAAAAGCTAAGAAAATAGACGAATTTCTTAACCAATTAATGCTGTATATACAGCCACAGCAAGTAAAGTTGCCTCTCGAAAACCTAGAACAACAGGTAAATGCTGTTTTGGAAAAACTGGAGTCTATTTACAAAGATGTTTTATATCGTGTCCGCTTGGCAGACGAGCTAAGGACTAAGTTAGCTATCTCAAGAGAAATTTTTTCACTTAAGACAGTTAGTATTCCTAAAACAGAATCAATAGACATATTTATAGTATTGCCAGGTAAAGCCATAAGGGAAACTATAGAGTTAGCAAAATCATTTAACGCCTCTGTTATACAACAGGGTAATATCCTTATTGTAGCTATAGAGCGTAGAAGCGCATCACAATTAAAAACTGCGTTGGAAAAACTCGGGGTAAAAATCTTCACGCCACAAGAGGTCGCAGAGGTGGATCCTCCTGACGTAATTGAGGATAAGCTAAAAAAAGTAGAGGAGGAGCTCAGAGCTATAGTCCTAAGACACAAGGACTTGATAGACTATGCATATACCCTCAGAGGCGCTATAGCTACTGTTATAGATACTTTTAATAAATCTGCAATAGATGAGGGGCTAGAGGTCGGCCGTCTTTTTGAATCGTACGAGAGAGAAATAAACAGGTTGGAATACCAACTAGCAAGTCTGAGCAAAATCAGAAAGGTCTTGAGCGCTCTCTCAGAAAAAGAAAGTCTAAAAATTCCAGAGGGCTACAAACTAGTTATAGACCCAGAGACTCCTATAGAGGCGCCCCACGTAATTCAGGAAATAGACGGGATTAAGATAGCTCTTGTGAGAGGAGGTGCCAAAGGTTTAGAGATTCCACGCGAGTATTTAACAGATATAAAAACTGGGAGAGAGCTCGTCGAAAACGCTATAAGATCTACAGAGGTATCGCTACAAAAATTGAAGAAAGAGTTGGAGACTTTAGAAAAGCTATACGGCGAATATTCTTTATACGGGGATAAAAATTGGGAGGGGCATAGAAATACTGCATCAGTGATATTTTACACGTTGGAAAAAGATGTGAAGAAAATAGATGACATACTTACAGAATTTATAAGGAGGAACTTAGTTAAACTAGATGTAGTTAAAAAGATACGCTATAAATATTTTGATAAAGTGCCTGTAGAGAGAAGACCCACGTTGGAGAAATATCCAACGCCAATTAGACAATTTACAAAAATTGTATATATGTATGGAGTTCCTAAAGCTGATGAATTAAGTCCTGTTCCCTTGGTGGCGTTGATCTTTCCTGTATTTTTCGGCTGGATGTACGGCGACTTAGGCCACGGCTTCCTCCTATTTCTCCTGGGGGTACTCCTAATGACTAAGTTATATGGAGGAAGACATAGAGATTGGGGCGTGATATGGACTCTCACAGGCCTGGTGTCTATGTTTTTTGGCGCTTTTGTATATCAAGAGGCCTTTGGATTTGGCCTAAAAGAGCTCGGTATAAAAATGCCGACACTTCCGCTGTTGCACATATTCGGGGTACACACCCTGGTAGAGTCTGAGGGTGTGATAATTGCCCTAAGGGCTGCGTTTTTACTCGGCTTTCTGTTGTTACTTCTCGCCTTTATTTCAAAAATCATAAACACGGTACTCAAGGGAGAGCCCGACGTAGCAATAGCAGTAGTGCTACCACAAGCTCTACTCTTCTTTTCATTAGGTATGGTGTTTTTCAGCCTTATAAAAGACGCGTTTCATATGGAGTTTCTAACCCCGTTGATGCAACTCCCCTGGATATATGTATTTCTGCTTGCGTTTATCTGGAGCGCGACAGGGGCTCTAGTACTCAAAGCTAGATATAAACACCATGAGGAAGCCCCGCCTATAACTGAGGAGTTTATCATGGGATTTGTGGAGGGATCTCTAGCGGCACTTGCAAATATACCAAGCTTCTCTCGTCTGGTAATACTCATACTTATACATGGCGTGTTGACAAAGTTGGCAAACGGCGTCGCCATAGCCCTAGGCCCCGCTGGGCTACTCTTTGCAGTGTTTGCCCACGCCCTAATAGCCGCGGCGGAGGGCCTCTTCTCGACGGTACAATCGCTACGTCTGACGTTCTACGAGATATTTTCTAAGTTCTACGAGGGCAGAGGCCGCCTCTTTACACCCTTGGCGCTTCCATAA
- a CDS encoding ribonuclease P protein subunit yields the protein MPICIDLLGREVSTYKCSYRVRGVVVGETNNTFLILAGGRVVTIPKYPCRFYVYDLGVLINGIYLVGYRDRRLFNCGMF from the coding sequence GTATAGATCTTTTAGGAAGAGAGGTCTCCACGTACAAATGCTCCTATAGGGTGAGGGGGGTTGTTGTGGGAGAGACGAACAACACTTTTCTAATTCTCGCCGGCGGTCGAGTTGTCACAATACCGAAGTACCCCTGTCGCTTCTATGTATATGACTTAGGAGTTTTGATAAACGGTATATATCTTGTTGGTTACCGCGACAGAAGACTTTTTAACTGCGGCATGTTTTGA